The following coding sequences lie in one Megalodesulfovibrio gigas DSM 1382 = ATCC 19364 genomic window:
- a CDS encoding transporter substrate-binding domain-containing protein, translated as MVFGFDRDFPPFSFERDGTPVGFDIDLFQACLEGRNVRLSFKAMSWEQIQLELSAGRIHATAGMAKTPKRELLYDFSHQPTARLEVRLYTRNAQRVAALEQLRGKAVSVERGTIYLRLLEDFGGLIVRSYPSPREALQAMARGEVDAFAGADKTASYLMRRLPLQGVSPVGMPLAVMPMHFAISKETRALKEMLDQGFRRILENGKYAELYRKWFIPDLAPGDISRLVEAARSALIYAYAPYSQQPRGAAAMGQSGTVYTAGSVEHAEPSLGAGATRVAVLKAISSGETDIKAVAEVDQNGHAVTPAGEVVDLLMEFGVETQAVTEPEKGRYTPRALMELMPYTRPRTPGREMPDIPWLERGEQQ; from the coding sequence GTGGTCTTCGGCTTCGACCGGGACTTCCCGCCGTTTTCCTTCGAGCGCGACGGCACCCCGGTCGGCTTCGACATCGATCTCTTCCAGGCCTGTCTGGAGGGCCGCAACGTCCGCCTTTCCTTCAAGGCAATGAGCTGGGAGCAGATTCAGCTGGAGCTCTCTGCCGGGCGCATCCACGCTACCGCGGGCATGGCCAAGACTCCCAAGCGTGAGCTGTTGTATGACTTTTCCCACCAGCCCACCGCCCGCCTGGAAGTGCGGCTCTATACCCGCAACGCCCAGCGTGTGGCCGCCCTGGAGCAGTTGCGCGGCAAGGCCGTGAGCGTGGAGCGCGGTACCATCTACCTGCGCCTGCTGGAGGACTTCGGCGGGCTCATCGTCCGCAGCTACCCTTCTCCGCGCGAAGCGCTGCAGGCCATGGCCCGTGGCGAGGTGGACGCCTTTGCCGGGGCAGACAAGACCGCCAGCTACCTCATGCGCCGGCTGCCCCTGCAGGGTGTCTCGCCCGTGGGTATGCCCCTGGCCGTCATGCCCATGCATTTTGCCATCAGCAAGGAAACGCGGGCGCTCAAGGAGATGCTGGACCAGGGCTTCCGTCGCATTCTGGAAAATGGCAAGTATGCGGAACTCTACCGAAAATGGTTCATTCCGGATCTCGCCCCCGGAGACATTTCCCGGCTGGTGGAGGCCGCCCGGTCTGCCCTGATCTACGCCTATGCGCCCTATTCCCAACAGCCCCGCGGCGCGGCGGCCATGGGGCAGTCTGGCACGGTCTACACGGCCGGCAGCGTGGAGCACGCCGAGCCCTCCCTGGGCGCCGGCGCCACCCGCGTGGCCGTGCTCAAGGCCATTTCCAGCGGCGAGACGGACATCAAGGCCGTGGCCGAGGTGGACCAAAACGGCCACGCCGTCACCCCGGCAGGCGAAGTGGTGGATCTGCTCATGGAATTCGGCGTGGAAACCCAGGCCGTCACCGAGCCGGAAAAGGGACGCTACACGCCCCGGGCGCTGATGGAACTCATGCCCTACACCCGGCCGCGCACCCCCGGCCGCGAAATGCCGGACATCCCCTGGCTGGAACGTGGAGAACAGCAATGA
- a CDS encoding PilZ domain-containing protein — MTDATRRRTRVQTGHAGFLICRSQRMAMRTRNLSLKGLLCEVASPPLPAFAPDQPCVVEFPLGADLRAEVEGVITRMEPDRNALTLVAVDFTGMDPDSYAHLRNLVRFSAPDADAIDQEELQTPFST, encoded by the coding sequence ATGACCGATGCCACCCGCCGCCGCACCCGTGTACAGACCGGGCACGCGGGATTTTTGATCTGCCGGTCGCAGCGCATGGCCATGCGCACCCGCAACCTGAGCCTCAAGGGCCTGCTGTGCGAGGTGGCCTCGCCGCCGCTGCCGGCCTTTGCGCCGGACCAGCCCTGCGTGGTGGAATTCCCCCTGGGCGCGGACCTTCGGGCCGAGGTGGAAGGCGTGATTACCCGCATGGAGCCCGACAGAAACGCCCTCACCCTGGTGGCAGTGGACTTCACCGGCATGGATCCGGACAGCTACGCCCATCTGCGCAATCTGGTCCGCTTCAGCGCGCCGGATGCCGACGCCATCGACCAGGAGGAGCTGCAGACGCCGTTCAGCACGTAG
- a CDS encoding pyridoxine 5'-phosphate synthase, which translates to MPTLAVNIDHVATLRQQRRGTTPDPVLAARIAQEAGAAGIIAHLREDRRHIQDADVRAIARQARCFNFEMAATEEMRAIALEVQPHLVCLVPEKREELTTEGGLAVAGRVPLLQDYCAPFFAAGIGVSLFIEASAGQVQAARDVGAQYIELHTGHYADAADTATREAELRKILDAIALGRSLGLTVNLGHGLDLDNMTPFAQVPGVNEYSIGFSIIGRAVFIGLDAAVREMLELLKTFAD; encoded by the coding sequence ATGCCCACCCTGGCCGTGAACATAGACCACGTGGCCACCCTGCGCCAGCAACGCCGCGGGACCACCCCGGACCCGGTGCTGGCCGCCCGCATTGCCCAGGAGGCCGGCGCCGCCGGCATCATCGCCCATCTGCGGGAAGATCGCCGCCATATCCAGGATGCCGATGTCCGCGCCATCGCCCGGCAGGCCCGCTGTTTCAATTTCGAGATGGCCGCCACCGAGGAGATGCGCGCCATCGCCCTGGAAGTGCAGCCGCATCTGGTGTGTCTGGTGCCGGAAAAGCGCGAGGAGCTGACCACCGAAGGCGGCCTGGCCGTGGCCGGCCGGGTGCCCCTGCTGCAGGACTATTGCGCCCCCTTCTTCGCCGCCGGCATCGGCGTCAGCCTGTTCATCGAAGCCTCCGCCGGGCAGGTTCAGGCCGCCAGGGACGTAGGCGCGCAATACATCGAGCTGCACACCGGCCACTATGCCGATGCCGCGGACACCGCCACCCGCGAGGCCGAATTGCGCAAGATCCTGGACGCCATCGCCCTGGGCCGCTCCCTGGGGCTCACGGTCAACCTCGGCCATGGGCTGGATCTGGACAACATGACGCCCTTTGCCCAGGTGCCAGGGGTGAACGAATACTCCATCGGCTTCTCCATCATCGGTCGGGCCGTGTTCATCGGCCTGGATGCGGCCGTGCGGGAGATGCTGGAATTGCTCAAGACCTTTGCGGATTGA
- a CDS encoding holo-[acyl-carrier-protein] synthase: MIMGLGVDLCELDRIRAAMDRHGERFLRKVLTPLELEGLPQACDTVQTAYVAARFAAKEATAKALGTGFRDGISFHSMEIRPLPSGKPELILLGRGQELAAEMGVTGAHVSLTHGRDAACAVVVLER, encoded by the coding sequence ATGATCATGGGCCTCGGGGTGGATCTCTGCGAGCTGGACCGCATCCGCGCGGCCATGGACCGCCATGGCGAACGCTTTTTGCGCAAGGTGCTCACCCCCCTGGAGCTGGAAGGCCTGCCCCAGGCCTGCGACACCGTGCAGACCGCCTATGTGGCCGCCCGGTTCGCCGCCAAAGAGGCCACAGCAAAGGCCCTGGGCACGGGATTTCGGGACGGCATCTCCTTTCACAGCATGGAAATCCGCCCCCTGCCCTCGGGCAAGCCGGAGCTGATCCTGCTGGGCCGCGGTCAGGAACTTGCCGCAGAGATGGGCGTCACCGGCGCGCACGTCTCCCTCACCCACGGCCGGGACGCGGCCTGCGCCGTGGTGGTGCTGGAACGATGA
- a CDS encoding bifunctional ADP-dependent NAD(P)H-hydrate dehydratase/NAD(P)H-hydrate epimerase, translating to MNPLRNITAALCTPAEMARWDREAMAFGIPGEMLMENASREALHVLLEETGDPAGKRILLFAGHGNNGGDAFCMARHLHDQGAHVRLYHTKPPHAHTGETAFHMKLAQQAGVPMQFLDMPSQELLHDPHFEPDIVVDGLLGTGLTGEMRPPFPLLVRAINALRHRAFVFAIDIPSGLDGHTGRPCPDAVRAHATATFAAVKTGLAMPAAREYTGRLHVRHIGIPRQIKDRYPAGQRRMGRAMFRLLRQPAAALHKGTAGHVCIIGGSPGMSGAPALAAMGALRAGAGLVTIACPGAIVQELKSQLPEAMCLGLTAGATCSGGWDEGCLDALREHLPRFDALVVGPGLGRHPDTEAFVRVLHLLGDRPPTVWDADALFWIARNPDWLNRHTPADVLTPHPGELARLLQGCGLEMGEDRFINARTLRARLPGVLVAKDAGTVVVSGDEPAYYCDVAAPCLATGGSGDVLAGCLGALMGLGHPPLEAACLAVLLHAEAGRLLETDYPYRGNLAREIADALPRVMKELSPC from the coding sequence ATGAATCCCCTGCGCAATATCACCGCCGCTCTGTGCACCCCGGCCGAAATGGCCCGCTGGGACCGCGAGGCCATGGCCTTCGGCATTCCCGGCGAAATGCTCATGGAAAACGCCTCCCGCGAGGCCCTGCATGTGCTGCTGGAAGAAACCGGCGACCCCGCCGGCAAGCGCATCCTGCTCTTCGCCGGCCACGGCAACAACGGCGGCGACGCCTTCTGCATGGCCCGCCACCTGCACGACCAGGGCGCCCACGTCCGCCTGTATCACACCAAACCGCCCCATGCCCACACCGGGGAAACAGCCTTCCACATGAAGCTGGCCCAGCAGGCCGGGGTGCCCATGCAGTTTCTGGACATGCCCAGTCAGGAGCTGCTGCACGATCCGCACTTCGAGCCGGACATCGTGGTGGATGGCCTGCTCGGCACCGGCCTGACCGGGGAAATGCGCCCGCCCTTCCCCCTGCTGGTGCGCGCCATCAATGCCCTGCGCCACCGGGCCTTCGTCTTTGCCATAGACATCCCCTCCGGCCTGGACGGGCACACCGGCCGTCCCTGCCCGGACGCCGTGCGCGCCCACGCCACGGCCACCTTCGCCGCCGTGAAAACCGGCCTGGCCATGCCGGCAGCCCGGGAATACACCGGCCGGCTGCACGTGCGGCACATCGGCATTCCCCGCCAGATCAAGGATCGCTATCCCGCCGGCCAGCGCCGCATGGGCCGGGCCATGTTTCGCCTGCTCAGGCAGCCTGCCGCGGCCCTGCACAAGGGCACGGCCGGGCATGTGTGCATCATTGGCGGCTCCCCGGGCATGAGCGGTGCGCCGGCCCTGGCGGCCATGGGCGCCCTGCGCGCCGGTGCCGGTCTGGTGACCATCGCCTGCCCCGGGGCCATCGTTCAGGAGCTCAAATCCCAGCTTCCGGAGGCCATGTGCCTGGGCCTGACAGCAGGCGCCACCTGCAGCGGCGGCTGGGACGAAGGCTGCCTGGATGCCCTGCGGGAACACCTGCCACGCTTCGACGCCCTCGTCGTCGGTCCCGGCCTGGGGCGACATCCCGACACCGAAGCCTTTGTCCGCGTGCTGCATCTGCTTGGCGACCGCCCCCCCACCGTCTGGGATGCTGATGCCCTTTTCTGGATCGCCCGCAATCCGGACTGGCTCAACCGCCACACCCCGGCGGACGTGCTCACGCCCCACCCCGGCGAGCTGGCCCGCCTGCTCCAGGGCTGCGGGCTGGAGATGGGGGAGGATCGCTTCATCAATGCCCGCACCCTGCGCGCCCGCCTGCCCGGCGTGCTGGTGGCCAAGGATGCCGGCACGGTTGTTGTCAGCGGGGACGAACCGGCGTACTATTGCGATGTGGCGGCTCCCTGCCTGGCTACGGGCGGTTCCGGCGATGTGCTGGCCGGCTGCCTGGGCGCCCTCATGGGACTGGGCCACCCCCCCCTGGAAGCTGCCTGCCTGGCTGTGCTGCTGCACGCCGAGGCGGGCCGGCTGCTGGAAACCGACTACCCCTACCGGGGCAACCTGGCCCGAGAAATCGCGGACGCCTTGCCCCGGGTGATGAAGGAGCTCTCGCCATGCTGA
- a CDS encoding CBS domain-containing protein, with protein sequence MLTAKDIMSKSPVTVTPSTDVATAARIMLENHFNGLPVVNNAGVLVGIVTQSDCISQQGSIKLPSYFTILDSFIPLPSMEDMEGEIAKMTAATVDGLMTKDVATVTLDTSIEEVANLMVDRRFHTLPVLDGDKLAGVIGKEDLLRVIASGGKAGGA encoded by the coding sequence ATGCTGACCGCCAAGGACATCATGTCCAAATCCCCCGTCACCGTGACCCCCTCCACGGACGTGGCCACCGCCGCACGCATCATGCTGGAGAATCACTTCAACGGCCTGCCCGTGGTGAACAACGCCGGCGTGCTGGTGGGCATCGTCACCCAGAGCGACTGCATCAGCCAGCAGGGTTCCATCAAACTGCCGTCCTACTTCACCATCCTGGACAGCTTCATCCCCCTGCCCTCCATGGAGGATATGGAAGGGGAAATCGCCAAGATGACGGCTGCCACCGTGGACGGCCTGATGACCAAGGACGTGGCCACCGTGACGCTGGACACCTCCATCGAAGAAGTGGCCAACCTGATGGTGGATCGCCGATTCCACACCCTGCCCGTACTGGACGGCGACAAGCTGGCCGGGGTGATTGGCAAAGAAGACCTGCTGCGGGTGATCGCCTCCGGTGGCAAGGCCGGCGGGGCCTGA
- the tsaE gene encoding tRNA (adenosine(37)-N6)-threonylcarbamoyltransferase complex ATPase subunit type 1 TsaE, which yields MSAHLPDEAALLACGRAVGHALAGMPNPPALLLSGELGAGKTTFTRGLVHGMPGGELAQVASPSFTLMNCYPTRPPVAHIDCYRLEPEAAAAVIPDLVDEAGPGALAVIEWIERLPRTAWPDPALHFQWIDVAQGRRFTVNALGCALPLSVASALAPWHPGA from the coding sequence ATGAGCGCCCACCTGCCAGATGAAGCAGCGCTTCTCGCCTGCGGCCGGGCGGTGGGCCACGCCCTGGCCGGCATGCCCAATCCCCCGGCGCTCCTGCTTTCCGGCGAACTCGGCGCCGGCAAGACCACGTTCACGCGCGGTCTGGTGCACGGCATGCCCGGCGGGGAGCTGGCGCAGGTGGCCAGTCCGAGCTTCACGCTCATGAACTGCTACCCCACCCGGCCGCCCGTGGCGCACATCGACTGCTACCGCCTGGAACCGGAGGCGGCCGCCGCCGTTATCCCCGATCTCGTGGACGAAGCCGGACCGGGAGCCCTGGCGGTGATCGAGTGGATCGAACGGCTGCCCCGCACGGCCTGGCCGGACCCGGCGCTGCATTTTCAGTGGATTGACGTTGCCCAGGGACGACGCTTCACCGTGAATGCCCTGGGGTGCGCGCTGCCCCTCTCCGTTGCATCGGCCCTGGCCCCCTGGCACCCTGGTGCCTGA